From Larus michahellis chromosome 5, bLarMic1.1, whole genome shotgun sequence, the proteins below share one genomic window:
- the EXOC1L gene encoding exocyst complex component 1-like: MSSLVKEELAKRLFGPRRLRLQEFIEVEEGSGAQRCYLCAAVTKSEEVEICMVKHLRVDREEKYEIVEKWFLKDLEMIDGKEADTDNPYFDMHFHKVYNLEAYSCASKYTFARTLNKLNEMYLKKDLKIVNFDDTYLNDDSIWSSNNRDCLVLMRICFYASNLLCLSLCPLS, translated from the exons atGTCCTCGCTGGTGAAGGAGGAGCTGGCGAAGAGGCTGTTCGGCCCCCGGCGGCTGAGGCTGCAGGAGTTCATCGAGGTGGAGGAGGGCTCGGGCGCCCAGCGATGCTACCTGTGCGCCGCAG tgacTAAAAGTGAAGAAGTAGAAATATGCATGGTTAAACACTTGCGAGTGGATCGAGAGGAGAAATATGAAATAGTTGAAAAGTGGTTTTTGAAAGATCTTGAGATGATTGATGGAAAAGAAGCAGATACT GATAATCCATATTTTGATATGCACTTCCACAAAGTCTACAATCTGGAAGCATATAGTTGTGCATCTAAATATACCTTTGCTCGAACGCTAAACAAACTGAATGAAATGTACCTTAAGAAGGACTTGAAGATCGTGAACTTTGACGACACCTACCTAAATGATGACTCAATCTGGTCATCCAACAACAGGGATTGCTTAGTACTTATGAGGATATGCTTCTATGCTTCCAACCTTTTATGTCTCTCCCTGTGTCCTTTGTCCTAA